One window of Papaver somniferum cultivar HN1 chromosome 9, ASM357369v1, whole genome shotgun sequence genomic DNA carries:
- the LOC113307832 gene encoding uncharacterized protein LOC113307832 isoform X1, giving the protein MQKEESEKSLRVELSSLMEKLEKSQQELAIFKSGENSSSHQSTDLSWKLSLANDELLRVKTEAERYKEVMEARYALLKRRKKAQLINTDREAQRLCNKVARDTSDLVTTENGLPTRKFPDVHVPPDEVVEFGSSDEDEISDGEEEFEEEDADGENVEGEFEDEFLGDVRKNGADQADKAVVNDAEGDHQPSRGARKRQQVHVLSSQGGALDSS; this is encoded by the exons ATGCAGAAAGAAG AGAGTGAGAAGAGCCTACGGGTGGAGCTGAGTTCTTTGATGGAGAAACTTGAGAAGTCGCAGCAAGAGTTGGCGATCTTTAAAAGTGGTGAAAACTCTTCTTCGCATCAGTCTACTGATCTGTCTTGGAAACTTTCTTTGGCGAACGATGAACTTCTTCGCGTTAAGACTGAGGCTGAGCGATATAAGGAAGTTATGGAGGCTAGGTACGCATTGTTAAAGCGTCGCAAGAAAGCCCAACTTATCAATACTGACCGCGAAGCGCAGAGATTGTGTAACAAGGTTGCTAGGGATACTTCCGACCTTGTTACTACTGAGAATGGTCTTCCTACTAGAAAATTTCCTGACGTTCACGTGCCTCCGGATGAAGTTGTTGAGTTTGGGTCTAGCGATGAAGATGAGATTTCTGATGGCGAGGAAGAATTTGAGGAGGAGGATGCTGATGGCGAAAATGTTGAAGGCgaatttgaggatgaattcctTGGAGACGTCAGAAAAAATGGAGCTGACCAAGCTGACAAAGCTGTTGTAAACGATGCTGAAGGTGATCATCAACCATCTCGGGGTGCAAGGAAGAGACAACAAGTGCATGTTTTGTCTTCTCAGGGTGGCGCTTTAGATTCTTCGTAG
- the LOC113307832 gene encoding uncharacterized protein LOC113307832 isoform X2, translated as MEKLEKSQQELAIFKSGENSSSHQSTDLSWKLSLANDELLRVKTEAERYKEVMEARYALLKRRKKAQLINTDREAQRLCNKVARDTSDLVTTENGLPTRKFPDVHVPPDEVVEFGSSDEDEISDGEEEFEEEDADGENVEGEFEDEFLGDVRKNGADQADKAVVNDAEGDHQPSRGARKRQQVHVLSSQGGALDSS; from the coding sequence ATGGAGAAACTTGAGAAGTCGCAGCAAGAGTTGGCGATCTTTAAAAGTGGTGAAAACTCTTCTTCGCATCAGTCTACTGATCTGTCTTGGAAACTTTCTTTGGCGAACGATGAACTTCTTCGCGTTAAGACTGAGGCTGAGCGATATAAGGAAGTTATGGAGGCTAGGTACGCATTGTTAAAGCGTCGCAAGAAAGCCCAACTTATCAATACTGACCGCGAAGCGCAGAGATTGTGTAACAAGGTTGCTAGGGATACTTCCGACCTTGTTACTACTGAGAATGGTCTTCCTACTAGAAAATTTCCTGACGTTCACGTGCCTCCGGATGAAGTTGTTGAGTTTGGGTCTAGCGATGAAGATGAGATTTCTGATGGCGAGGAAGAATTTGAGGAGGAGGATGCTGATGGCGAAAATGTTGAAGGCgaatttgaggatgaattcctTGGAGACGTCAGAAAAAATGGAGCTGACCAAGCTGACAAAGCTGTTGTAAACGATGCTGAAGGTGATCATCAACCATCTCGGGGTGCAAGGAAGAGACAACAAGTGCATGTTTTGTCTTCTCAGGGTGGCGCTTTAGATTCTTCGTAG